A stretch of DNA from Hippopotamus amphibius kiboko isolate mHipAmp2 chromosome 5, mHipAmp2.hap2, whole genome shotgun sequence:
TCACATAACCTCTCAACTGccaaaatgacaaagaaaaacccaaacaaggaCCCATGTACACTTACTTGTAAAGATATTGATCCACTGTCTTTAGTTTTGCTTAGGAAGCTAGAGATGGATAAATTCAAGTCAATGCTGCTATTATCAGCAGTGGAACCAGTGCCTGAATCagtatcattttccttttgattctcaGATTCTGGTAACATGGTTTCAGTTTTTGATAAAGCACctgtttctcctttattttctgcaTCTTCAGGGTTGATATTAATACTGGGTATTGGAACAGGCTGAGGTTCACTGGGCTGTGAAGCGGGAGTAACTTGAGGTTCTGTTTTAATTGGCACTTcgcatggaatttctttttgctCTGTATCCATCTGAGTAGTGGCTTTATGAGCATCCCCAGTTTCACTTCCTAAAGCCTTTTGGTCAGCATCAGTCACTGCACTTTTGACCTCTACTCCTTCAGTGTTACTTGATTCAGTAGTCTCAACTTCATTTGTCCCAAGTTCCTCAACGGTCTCCACTATGTTCTCTGAACTGCTGATTAATCGTTCCTCACCTTTACCTTCTACGGGTTTTTGATCTACCTCGTTAGTTTCTACTATTTCCTTAATAGAAACTTCCTCAGTACCACCAGCCTCAGGACACTCTGTGGACTCGATCACTAATTTCTGGCCTACTTCACCTATTCCTTTCCAATCATTACTCTGAGCATCCTCAGCACTGTTTTCAGTTGTCTTCTGAGCAACATCTTCTGCCTCTTTTGTTCCTATCACTTTGCTTGTATCACTGACACCTTTTTCAGCTTTGTCATCTTTTTCCAATTTCTCTTGAGTGTCTTCCTTTGTAAACTCAACTTCATTTTCGATTGCCTTAATATCTGCCTCTTTTTCTCCAGTCTCTTGAGAAACTAAATCCATTGTTTGAATAGTAGTACCTTCAATTTCTTCGGATtttatgaacttattttcaaatatctgttgcttttcttgaTCCCCTTCTTCCTCAGGTTTCAGATTCTGTTCAATATTTGTTTCGGAAgttattattatgttattttctttttcttcattgacTGAATTAATGTCCACCGTTTCATGGTCTTCTGTGTCAGGCAGATTTTCAAGCTTGggtctcttcttctctctcccattTTCCTCGATTGTCGCTGCTCTATTATGAAGTTCAGCCCCAGCTTCTAAATGAGTATCCTTAACATGTTCATTAATATCCACCACAGCTCTTTCAGGTTCATCAGTGGTGGGTTTTTCAGTAAGAATTTTACTGTTAAATTTATCTTCAGAAGTATTACGTTCTGTTTTCTCTGAGACAGATTCCAAAATACAAGCATTTTGTGAAAGCTTATCTTCTTCAGAGCTGGCAATACTAAGGTCAGAGGAGGCACGCTTACTTGCAGGTATTGgctaaaaaaagattttatacaGTTTTAGTGTTAAAACATAATTTCAGGATGATGACCAAAGCAacgtttcatatatatatatatatatatatatatatatataatttaatatctttattCAGTAAAGTatgatgaaattataaaaataatttaaagaactgACAAATCTTCACataataaatatgacaaaaatgggTAGCAAGGAGCAATCTTGAAAACAAGGAGCAAACTTAATAaatcttcatctctaaaattaaaGGTTTTTGTAATACTACCCATCAATAATTCTTACACACAGGTGCAATCATACCTCAAAACTCAACTCTAAAAATTACCTAAATGATATTTCCTTTCTAAATACTGACCAGAGAATTTTCTGCTTCCTCATCATCATCTTCCTCTTTGCCATCTTCAACTTCTTCTGTTACTTCAGCCTTTGCCTCTGCAATCAATTCTCGAATTGGTTTGTTGGAATCAACAGTCACAAAAGGATGCTGTTTgatcattaaaaagaatatactCAGTAACAACTGAAATGCTTGTgaagtaattttcaaatatataaaacaaattattatgtggtaaaaatataaacacgtaagtaggaaaaacaaaaacaacttcagATCATATTACATCTGGgaaaagaaggagggggagggaactGAGCAGGAGTGGGGGCTGCCTGCAACTGTATCTGTACCTTTTTTTAAGAATCTGAAATATGTCAAAAATGACAGCTCATTACATCTGGATAGTAggtatatgtatttttctgtatgtcAAAAAATTTCATAACctaaaatctaaattaaaatttaaagcaagTTTCAAGTACATTACTAGGTCTTAAAAAGTAACAATGTTTACATCTTATATAAAGCCTCaataaaagaattacaaaaagcTTTAGAGTTCTGTTAAAAGTGTCtacctcctacactattggtggcaatgtaaactggtacagccactatagagaacagtacgcaggttccttaaaaaactaaaaatggagctaccatatgacccagcaatcccattcccaGGCATGTACTTGGAGAAACCTgtaatttgaaaggatgcatgcttcccaatgttcactgcagcactatttacaatagccaggacacggaaccaacttagatgtccatcaacagaagaatggataaagaagatgtggtacattcatacaatgcaatactactcagccataaaaaggaacaaaatagtgccatttgcagagacatggatggacctagagactgtcatggttatggttaccaaaggggaatggggtggggggaagaattgggagattgggactgacatatatacactgctaggcataaaatacataactaatgagaacctattgtttAGCagaggaaactctactcaatgatctgtggtgacttaaatgggaaggaaatctaaaaaagagtggatatatgtacacgtataactaattcacttgctgtacaacagaaactaacacaacattataaagcaactacactccaataaaaattaattttaaagaagtgtCTATAAACATCTGTTTTTTGACATAGTTCTAATATTCTTAAGAGTAAGAAGatattttattcatctctgtacACTCAGCACTCAGTGTTTGTCACAGATTAAGGCTGTCAAATGTAGGTGTAGTGAGATAAGAGAAACTGTGTTCCAAGGATATACTTGTTGTACAGAGAAAGGCAATTTCTCCCGCTCCTCCCCTCACATAAAAGATCATCCTAAAAAACTATAATGGAGGAGTTGTACACAATCTAACAATAACTGCCTCAAGACTCGTCATTCTATTTGTCTACCTGTACTATTATttgacaaaattttatttcaactaTTTCAAACAAGTCCtgctataaaacaaaattatccaATCACTTTAACACcatttttatggttattttttttaattttttatttttatttttttacaataaactgcatatatttagagtgtacaatttggtaccccaatctcccaatacatttccccccccccaaccctccccactttccccacttggtgtccatatgtttgttttctacatctgtgtctctatttctgacttgcaaaccagttgatttgtaccatttttctatagtccacatatatgtgttaatatacgatatttgtttttctctttctgactcacttcactctgtatgacagtctctaggtccatccatgtctctacaaatgtcccagtttcattgctttttacagctgagtaatattccattgtatatatgtaccacatcttctttatccattcatctgttgatggacatttaggttgcttccatgtcctggctattgtaaatagtgctgcaatgaacactggagtacacgtgtctttttgaattatggtaacaccattttttaaaagttagcaatatttactgaacatttaccCTCATTgtaaaggacattaaaaaaaaaattaattagctCATGGCTAATTAACCACCAAGGTGCTTGTGTTCTAGTAACTGGAGAGACAAAATGTAAATAACTGACAAAGTGGAAAtagctaaacaaaatgaaaagaacacaatcaaactgaaacagaaaaagcatACGAGGAATGAGTTAAAAGCCAAATAAATGCCTTTTAGTAATGGCAGCACGTAATTGTAAAGCAAATGTTAATCACTACAATGTACCTTGAGTTTGCACAGGGAAACTCAAGTGGAAAGAGGGCACACTAAAGGAATCTGAAACTGTATTCTTCATAAAAAGATGTTACAATTACATGGTTTGCCACTGTCACACTTCTCTTATCTTACCTGCAGTAGCTGAGTTGTAGTCCACCTGGAATCcacattcttttccaggcatttctTTAGAAAGTCCTTAAAATTTGAAgaccttcaaaataaaattttaataatgacattctattttattttcttgttatcaAAATCAAAACTTTCAGAAATTATGGTTAAGTTCCATTATGTAGGTAATAGAATTAAGTCAACATAAGAAAACTAGTTAAAgagaatattaatatttcatgtCATTCCTCTATAAATGCAAGTTACATATATGTGAATAGGTTCATAGTTTAAGTCATTGAGATACAGCCATATATTCATAAGTAAactaaaaaatcacaaaaattctTCCATTATATTAAACTCCACAAATATAGATCAATCACATATGTGCCTCACTTTCTCACAGtacagaaaatatctttttcatgTAGAATTCAAATcactggtatttttaaatttatggggAAAGTTAGTTACATGAGTTTATATGGTCCTTAAGTCTTGGAAATACACCAAAAATCAGTTTTCTACTTCATACAATCTTTGTATCATGTACCTAAATTTAAATACCCTTGGAAAGTTAGGAGAATAAAGAAAGcatcaagggcttccctggtggtgcagtggttaagaatccatctgccaatgcaggggacacgggttcaaccctgggccaggaagatcccacatgcctcagagcaactaagcccatgtgccacaacttctaagcctgcatgcctagagtcagtgctccgcaacaagagaagccacagcaatgaaaagcccacacaccataacgaagagtagcccctgctccctacaactagagaaagcccatgcacagcaatgaagacccaacacagtcaataaataataataaagaaagaaagaaaacatcaagtTTTGCTTCTTAAAAATCTTTGTTTAGGAATATTTTACCATTTTGATGGCTGAGCTAATGTAGGGGGCTCAGATTTTGCTATTTTTAACAGCACTCGCATTGGATTTAATTCATGATGAGGTGGTTCTATCTCAGCCATTTCTATTAAAGTGATACCCAGGGACCAAACATCAGCTTTGTAGTCATAGGGTCTATCCTTAGATGTTTCACACATGACTACCTCAGGAGCCATCCTATGAAGACAGAGAATTGAAAATTAAGATGTTTAACTTAAGAACAGTAATCACAAACCACAGAAAAGATAGACAGTATAATCAATTACGTGGacaaaattaataagtaataaCAACTGTTGACATAACTAATGCTGTAAGTCCATAAAACTGAATACATACCAATAGGGTGTGCCAATAAAGGAATCTCTCCTTTGAATTGTCCTTGTGTTTTTAGCTGATACGCCAAAATCCGCTTGAAATAAATAATCATACAAAAGTATTAATGAGAGTTTTTAAGCAATGTTCACTACATTCAACATAAGGGAAAAGCATGTCAAGTCTTTAATAAGGCCACTGTTAtcaaaagataagcaaaatagaaagagaaataaattttctatCATCCTAATTTTTATCACCCTCTTTCTACCATACCCCCaaccccgcaaaaaaaaaaaaatgccaaagaaaAGATTCTATCATTAATACACTTAATACCACCATCCTTACACATCTTCAGATCATAAATTCTCcagaattgcaaaaaaaaaaaaatgtaactttaaaGTAGATCAGTCTATCCACTTCAAAATAAATGCCAACTAGTGCTACATGCTACAGTTCAAGGACATTTTTTCTATAgtgtgaaaaacagaaattatacCAAAGCAGCCTTTATGACAGCACGTGTCTTGCTAAGTTCCTCATATtatatcataaagaaaaaaattaggaatgaTGTTTTCTGATTTAAATTACAGGGCACAGCAACATTAGAACTTTATCAGTTGTTAACTCCTTTTTAGCTTAGAGCTCAATCACTAATAGCAACATAAAATTGCTATTGCTGCATAAATTACCTCATGCCATATACAGTTAACTTTTAAAGTTTCATCTGACATGCCACAATTCTTGAAACTGAATAAATACCAAAGATCCAGCATTTAGTGTTCATGCCCCAAAGCCTGGCACAGAATATATACACGAAAAAATGGCAGCTACTATCATTAACCATATgtgtaattttaatatttgtgaTACTTTGGTAgtagaactcttaaaactcatgAAATCCTGCCCTGTATTCTCATTACTTGTGTCTATTATAtagtcctttcttttcttctttttaccatGTAGTTCTCCTGCTTAAAACATCTTGGCAGCTACCCATTGCCTGTAGAATGATGTAACCATCATTTAAATTACAGTGTATGAAGTCTTTTGTTACACTAGATaattcattaatgttttataattgaattaataaatgaaaatgccAACAGAACATACTATACTATACTTGGAATATATATCTGCAGAAAATGCAACATAAATAGATGTATTCAGGACTCTCCACCCCTATTACCCCTCTATTTCCTCAACTTATAACTTCTCATGTTTCTGCAGGAATGGATTGAGATCACAATATGAAATTCCTGCCAGAAGAGGTTTTCTACTCAGGTAGAGTCAGCTCAGTACTTATTTCCAGTGTTTTCCTGGAACCTATTAACAgtctattttctttaacattttttcccctcagaacaTGACTAGGAAAGGAGGTCCAGAAACAGGCCTAAACCACAAATGTCCACTGTCAACATTCATACCTCTCTAAGCACTCTTATGAGCACGAGGCAAACTAAGGATGGACAAGAAGGCATCTTTGTTTTTgtgcaaaaaggaaaattaaggtCATTATGTGCTTTACAGGTACTTATAATGACGTGGCACATATATGTTGGCCTGTTAAAATACCATTTTACATACTTATTTACATTTGTAACAATGTGATCTGATAAGATCATAAAAATTTGGttattataacatatatatggtTCTTGAGGATACTATGTTTCTAAATACACCTGTTTACACTTAATACGATGTCACAGAAATGGAaggttctctgtatttatgaattaatgaaataaactgcaactactttaaatgtcaaccaactcaaaaatattttggcattgctaaatcttcaaaaatatacttatttttaatgttatgcaTCATTTTACACAAAAGCATATTCCTGTATTCAAATAAGATTCTAGTACACTTTCAGAAAAACATGCATCAAAAACAGATCAAAATTATAACATACTATTTCAAAATGCGCtacaagactttaaaaaatgatatgacataaaagagtaaaataagtcagaattTTATAACTCATAAATGAGGAGACAGAACTCAagggaaaattagaaataaaaaatcattttagaaacAAAGGCTAAACTAGGAGGAATGCAAGAGCAAATAAACGAAACAAATTCATATGCATTAGCACTTCACACCCATCAGGATGGTTACTATCAAAAATACAGACAATACTAAGTgctggcaaggaggtggagaaactggaactcctGTGCATTGctgtggaaatgtaaactggtgcaaccacTGTAGAAAATGGTATGGcagtccctcaaaaaattaaacagagaattACCATccgatctagcaattccacttctgggtatatacccaaaagaactgaaagcagggactcaaacagatattgtacacccatgttcatagcagcattattcacaaaagccaaaaggtggaaCAACCAAAGAgtccatcaatggatgactggataaatgaagtgtggtgtatacatataacagaatattactcagctttaaaaaggaaggaaattaacacatgctacaacatggatgaaccttaaagacaTTTACTAATAAGtaaaacaagccagtcacaaaagcaCAAATATTGTATCATTCCACTAATATGGGGTATGCAAagcagtcaaattcacagagacagaaagtagaatggttcctggggctgggggaaggaggaaatggggacTTCAGCGTTTTAATGTGTACAGCGTTTCAGTTGAGGAAtatggaaaagttctggagagggatggtggtaatggttgcacaacaatgtgaatgcacttaatgctAAGGAACTatacactgaaaaatggttaaggtagtaaattttaagtatatttcatcaaaatgaaaagtgatgaagaaagataaaaagaatttgAGAGAAAGTTATAAATACTGATGATTGGCAAGCCcaacaaaaagataataaaagtccCTAAAGAAGAAAGTCAGTGCAAGGGAACAGAATAAACACTCATATCTGTAATTACAGAAAACCttcctggggggaaaaaaaacttagaaaagtaTAGTCAAAGTTTagtcctaggacttccctggtggcacagtggttaagaattcgcctgccaatgcaggtgacacaggttcaatccctgctccaggaagatcccacatgctgtggagcaactaaacccatgggccacaactactgagactacactctagagccctcgagccacaactattgagcccatgtgccacaactactgaagcccgagcacctagagcccatgctctgcaacaagagaagccactgcaatgagaagcccatgcaccgcaacaaagagtagcccatgctcaccacaaccagagaaagcccacgcacagtaacaaagacccaacgcagctaataaataaaattaaaaacaaaaaacaaaaaaaaccactggaaaatcaaaaaaaaaaaaagtttagtccTTAAAAAATTCTTTGGCAGCTAGGGAAAAAGAGCACATGActtataagtgaaagaaaatcAGATTTTCATCAGACTTTTCAATAACACTTTATGACAGAAAACAGAGTAACATATTTCAGATATTCAAGGAAAGAAATGTCAGCCAAGGATTTTCTATCCAGCAAAACTGACCTTCAAAGTATAAAGGGTAGAAGTGTTATCATTACATAAGAACTCAGAGAGCCCTTTCAGAGAAATCTACCAGAGAATGAACTTCAGATAACACAACATAACCAGAGACATCAACAAGAGTGGTGGTGAGCACTGAATACAGAATTGAAAGTTAAAATGAGTAATTACATAATACTCCAAATCTATCATCAATGTCCTTGAGAAGCAAGATTCTCAGGATACAAGAAAGGAGATACAGATGTAATACAGAAGGggctaggagaaaaaaaaaaagaaagtttttccCTGAATTTGAATAAGACATACACAGGAATTCATGAGAGCCTAGCTCCGTCCTTTGATAAGGCCTACAATGAAGGCCAATCAAGAACCTATAAGCATGTCTAACATTCAGATTGCAGTCTTGAAATACCATGTTCTACTAAAACTTCTTCAGGGCTTCTTGAAGAAATGGCTAATTACAGGTCTGAGGCAGAAAATGTAAAAGATGAGCCTGAAACATCTCAACTTAACAGATAACTAGGAATCTACTAAAGACTATTAGAGTCACGTCAAAAACATTAACAAGCCAACTTGAAGCGGCTCCCATTGACCAAGATGGTACAATGTGAGCTTTAACACAGATAAAAATTGTAACAGATTTGAAacctataaaataaattaaattcatgAACAaataatgccaaaaaaaaaaaaaaaaaaactggccaccaactaaggaggagagagaaacaattcattgtttttaaagctaaataaaataaagaggggcttcctaggtggcgcagtggttaagaacccgcctgccaatgcaggggaaccgggttcgatccctggtccaggaagatcccacatgcctcagagcaactaagcccaagcgccacaactactgagcctgtgctttagagcccgtgagccacaattattgagcccatgtactgcaactactgaagcccatgcgcctagggcccgtgctccacaacaagagaagtcacagcaatgagaagcccacacaccacaatgaagagtagcccccactcaccacaacaaagaaagcccgcacacagcaaaaaaatacccaacacagccaattaaataaataaataaataaataaataaataaataaataaataaatttaaaaaatagaaaaattaaaaaaaataaataaaaaaaggaaagaatcaagcatTCTTCCTGTCCTGTCTATATGAACTATACTCCTGAATAACCAAATAGCTGAAGGGATGTGTCTGCTTATATAAGCATTCCTAGTTTTATAATGatgataaattaaaatgaaataactcatgaataattatatcaaaattattatcaaaaataataaatgaaaacaaaatgacagaATTCATTTTGCCATTCCAATCAAAGAATGGATCTAGGCATTAAGCACCAA
This window harbors:
- the SLK gene encoding STE20-like serine/threonine-protein kinase isoform X2; translation: MSFFNFRKIFKLGSEKKKKQYEHVKRDLNPEEFWEIIGELGDGAFGKVYKAQNKETNVLAAAKVIDTKSEEELEDYMVEIDILASCDHPNIVKLLDAFYYENNLWILIEFCAGGAVDAVMLELERPLTESQIQVVCKQTLEALNYLHDNKIIHRDLKAGNILFTLDGDIKLADFGVSAKNTRTIQRRDSFIGTPYWMAPEVVMCETSKDRPYDYKADVWSLGITLIEMAEIEPPHHELNPMRVLLKIAKSEPPTLAQPSKWSSNFKDFLKKCLEKNVDSRWTTTQLLQHPFVTVDSNKPIRELIAEAKAEVTEEVEDGKEEDDDEEAENSLPIPASKRASSDLSIASSEEDKLSQNACILESVSEKTERNTSEDKFNSKILTEKPTTDEPERAVVDINEHVKDTHLEAGAELHNRAATIEENGREKKRPKLENLPDTEDHETVDINSVNEEKENNIIITSETNIEQNLKPEEEGDQEKQQIFENKFIKSEEIEGTTIQTMDLVSQETGEKEADIKAIENEVEFTKEDTQEKLEKDDKAEKGVSDTSKVIGTKEAEDVAQKTTENSAEDAQSNDWKGIGEVGQKLVIESTECPEAGGTEEVSIKEIVETNEVDQKPVEGKGEERLISSSENIVETVEELGTNEVETTESSNTEGVEVKSAVTDADQKALGSETGDAHKATTQMDTEQKEIPCEVPIKTEPQVTPASQPSEPQPVPIPSININPEDAENKGETGALSKTETMLPESENQKENDTDSGTGSTADNSSIDLNLSISSFLSKTKDSGSISLQETRRQKKTLKKTRKFVVDGVEVSVTTSKIVTDSDSKTEELRFLRRQELRELRFLQKEEQRAQQQLNGKLQQQREQIFRRFEQEMMSKKRQYDQEIENLEKQQKQTIERLEQEHTNRLRDEAKRIKGEQEKELSKFQNMLKNRKKEEQEFVQKQQQELDGSLKKIIQQQKAELANIERECLNNKQQLMRAREAAIWELEERHLQEKHQLLKQQLKDQYFMQRHQLLKRHEKETEQMQRYNQRLIEELKNRQTQERARLPKIQRSEAKTRMAMFKKSLRINPTATPDQDRDKIKQFASQEEKRQKNERMAQHQKHENQMRDLQLQCEANVRELHQLQNEKCHLLVEHETQKLKELDEEHSQELKEWREKLRPRKKILEEEFARKLQEQEVFFKMTGESECLNPSTQSRISKFYPIPSLHSTGS